Within the Deltaproteobacteria bacterium genome, the region AGCGCGACCCGCTGGTCGGGGCGCGGCATCTTCAACGACCTGGTCGAGTTCGCCGGCCGCATGTGGCTGATCGGCGGCGGCCGCTACCGCGACGACGCGGTGGGTTCGTCCTACCTGCCCGAGGTCTGGTCCTCGAGCGACGGCGTCGCCTGGCAGCAGCACGCAGCGCCGCCCTGGCGCGGGCGCATCTGGCACGACGTGCGGGTATTCGACGGCAAGCTCTGGGTGCTGTCGGGCGGCGATGAATTCGGCAATCTCAACGAGACCTGGTTCTCCGAGGACGGCGAGACCTGGACCGCCTTCGCGCCCGAGCGCAACATCCATCCCCAGTCGCACGCACAGGGCGTCGCGATCGGCGGCGACTTCCTGCTCTACGCGGGCGGCAACTACTCCTTCGGCGTCGGGCCGACGATCCGCGACGCGGACCGATCGGCGTGGCGGATGCGGGCGTTTCGCGGCGTCGCCGTCGACTCCTGGACCGACCGCGGCGCCGGCGCCGTCGTCGTGTCGGCGACCGGAGACGCGCGGCCGGTGCTCGATCCGGACGCGCTCGGCCCTGGTATCCCGGGAATCCAGTTCGACGGCTGGGCGTCGGTGCTCGAGCTCGCGACTCCCGAGTTGCAGCCCGGCGGGCGCTCCGTGTTCTGGGTCGGGCGCGCCCCGTGGATGCCGACGCCGCCCGACTGGCAAACGCCGCCCGTCCTGAATCCGCTGTGGACCGTCGTCGGGGACGGGGACGCGCAGTACTGCGCCGCCGGGCTCACCGACGGACGCCTGCACTACACGAGCTCTGCCGCCCCAGTCGGCTGGGACTTCGCCACTTTCGGGTCCGGGTTGCAGCAGCATCAGGGCGAGGTGCGATTCGCCGGCTTCACGCATTCGACCGACGGACGCGTCCAGGGCTGGGTCGACGGAGTCGCGGTGGGCAGCCCGGTCGACGTGGGCTACACGCCGTTCCACGGTTGGAGCCGCATCGGCGCGGGCGGCTATGCGGGCGTCGCGAACACGGGGTACGCAGGAACCCTCGGTGCGGTGATCATCCTGCCGGTGGCGGTCGACGTCACGACGGTCGATCGCATGCACCGCTGGGCGCAGGGCCGCTTCGCCACGCCGCCCTGCCCGTCGGCCGCACGGCGCGATCTCGCGCTGAGCGGCCCGCGCGGCGCTGCCGGCGAGCGGCGGATCAAGCTCCGGGGCACGGTCGCCGTCACCGCACAGCCGGCCGCTCCGCTCGACCCGAGCCAGGACGGGCTGCGCATCGAGATTCACGACGGCGACGGCAATGCCGTGCTCGACGCGATCTTGCCCCCGGGCCTCTACGACCGTGCGACGCGCGCCGGGTGGAAGGCGAACCGCGCGCGCACGAGCTTCACGTTCGTCGATCCGTTCGGCGTCGCCGGCGTGACCAGCGCGCGCGTCAAGACGGGCCAGCCGACGTACGGACGCCGTGAGGTCGATCTTCGGATGAGCGGTCGGAGCGCCGTCGCGGTCGGCGCGTCGGCCCTGCCCCTCGCCGCGCGGCTCGCGCTCGGACCGGTCGGCGACGGCGGGTTCTGCGCCGACCTGCGATTCCCGGGGCCGGCGCCGGAGTCCCCCGCGTGCGCCGCCGCGCGTGGCGGCGGGGCGATCACCTGTCATTAGATCATTTTCAGATTCTCCTCAGCTTCACGATCGGCCGATCAGCGCGTTCACGAGCCCGTACTCTGGCCGAAGCGAGAGGTGACCTCGGCCGCGGTGGGCGCGGTGTCCGCGTCGGTCGCGCACTCCCCGCGGTGGGCGGCGCGGCGCTCGTACGTGACGGAGATCCTCGAGCGCAATCTGGCGTGAGCGCGGAGCAGCTACTTCGAGACTGGCGCGCTTCGCGTGCCGCCACCCTCCGGTCCTCGAGGTCGGAAGAGGATCGAAAGATCGCGCGCCGGTGTCGCGCGGCGCGTCAGTCCTGCGGGCAGGACGAGCTGCCGAACGCTCGATCTCGAGGACGATGACCCCCGCTAGCGAAAGCCAGGGCGAATGCCCCGCGCCGGGTGCACGTTGTGCGAATTGACGTTCGGTGCCCCGCTCTTTAGCATCGTCACGCAACGACATCCGCCACGCTGCGGCCCGCCCGTGACGTCGGCTCCCAAGGAGATCCGCATGTCCGTCCTGATCCTCCGCGCCGCGGCCGTCGCGCTGTCGATCGCGGGTCTCGTCGCACCAGCCGCCGCCGCGCCGGCCGACGTCGGAGGCATACAGCGGCCCTCGACGGGGTCGAACGACCTCGTGACCGTCATCGTGAAGCTCGACGAGGAGCCGGTCGCGACCTACCGCGGCACGATCCGGGGTCTCGCGGCGACGAGCCCGCGCGTGACGGGTGCCGTGCGCCTCGATCCGCGCTCCGCGGCGGTCGGCGCCTACCGCGCCCACCTGGCGCGCAAGCACGATGCCTTCGCGCGCGCCGCGCGAAGCGCCGTCCCAGGCGCCCGCGTTCTCTACGGCTACGACATGGTGATTGGCGGTGTCGCAGTGCAGATTCCCGAGAGCGCGCTTGCGAGCGTGCAGGCCCTGCCCGGCGTCGTCGCGGTGTATCGCGAAACGTTCGGAGACCCCGATACCGACCTCACGCCGGCGTTCATCGGCGCGAAAGCCGTCTGGGGGAAGCTCGGCGGCCAGGGGAGCGCCGGCGAGGGCGTGATCGTCGGCGTCCTCGACACCGGCATCTGGCCCGAACACCCGTCGCTCGCCGACCCCGATCCGAAGGGCAAGCCCTACGTCGCCCCGCCGGGGACACGCGCGTGCGAGTTCTCGGGCGGCGCCAACCCCGGTCCGCCCTTCGCCTGCAACGGCAAGCTGATCGGCGCGTATCGCTTCATGGCGGGCCACGATGCCTGCACGACGTGCGCCCACCCCGCTGACGATTTCACGAGCGCGCGCGACGCCGACGGCCACGGCACCCACACCGCGACGACCGCGGCCGGGAACGGCATGGTGCCCGCGACCCTCTACGACATCCCGCGCGGCAAGGTCTCGGGCGTCGCCCCGCGCGCGCACGTCATCGCCTACAAAGTGTGCGGCGCTGCTCCGGGCGGGTGCCGCGGCTCCGACAGCGTCGCCGCGATCCAACAGGCGATCCTCGACGGCGTCGACGTCGTCAACTTCTCGATCAGCGGCGGCGACGAGCCGTACATCGACGCGGTCGAGCTCGCGTTCCTCGACGCGTACGCGAGCGGCATCTTCGTCGCGGCCTCGGCGGGGAACAACGGCCCGGCGGCGAACACCGTCGCCCACCGCGGCGGCTGGGTGACGAGCGTCGCCGCGAGCACGAAGAAGAAGAGCTATCGCAGCAAGCTGACGGTGAAGTCCGAGGACGGCGCCAAGCTGAAGCTCCTCGGCGCGAGCATCACGCCCGGAATCAAGGAGCCGGCACCGTTCCTCTTGGCGGCGAGCGCCGGCGACGCGAACTGCGACAGCGCGACCGCCGACGGCGCGTTCACCGGCATGATCGTCGGCTGCAAACGCGGCGGCAGCAGCGGCCGCACCCGCAAGAGCTTCAACGTCGCGCAGCGGGGCGCCGCCGGCATGGTCCTCTACAACGACCTCGCGGACCCGTCGCTCCTCGGCCTCGCGACCGACAACATGGCGATCCCGAGCATCATGGTCGACGGCGCCGAGGGCGCCGTACTGGTCGCGTTCGCCGCCGCGCATGCCGATCTCACCGCGTCCTTCACCCAGGGCAAGCCGGCCGGGAGCCGCGGGGATACGATCGCCACCTTCAGCTCGCGCGGCGGGCCGGATCTGTCGCTCGGCATCCTGAAGCCCGACCTCGCCGCGCCCGGGGTCCAGATCCTCGCCGGCAACACGCCGGCCGGCTACCTCCCCGAGCACGTCGACGGCGAGCTCTTCCAGGCGATCGGGGGCACCTCGATGGCGAGCCCGCACGTGGCGGGCGCGGCGGCGCTCCTTCGCGCCTTCCACCCGAGCTGGAGCCCCGGACGGATCAAGTCGGCGCTCATGACGACCGCGTGGACCAAGACCGTCGTACGGGAGGACGGCGTCACGCCGTTCACGCCCTTCGACGCCGGCGCCGGCCGCATCGCACTCAAAGGAGCGCTTGCCCCCGGCGCGACCTTCGACGTACCGGCACAGGACTATCGCGATCATGCGGCGGAGCTCTGGAAGGTGAACCACCCGAGCCTGTTCCTGCCGGCGTCGACCCCGGGATCCCTGACGGTCGAGCGGACGCTCCAGAGCGAGCTCGAGAAGGACAGCGTGTGGAAGCTGACGGTCGTTCCGGCCGCCGGGCTCACGATCTCGGTGCCGGCCGAGATTACGCTTCCCGCCGGGGGCACCGCGACCTTCCCGATCACGGTCGACAAGAGCGGGCTCGCCCCCGGCACCGTCGCGCACGCGACGCTGCAGCTGAAGGGCAAGGGCTCGCTGCACCTCCCGATCACGGCGGTCGGAACCGTTGCGCTCCCGAACCTCCGGATCACCGATGCCTCGGTCTCGAGCCCGCTCACGGCGGGGCAATCGGTCACCGTCGCGCGCACGCTGCTGAACGCGGGCACCGCCGACGCCGCGCCGAACTACCAGGAGTTCTGGCTTTCCGCCGACACCCAGTTCGACGGGGGGGACGTCTACTTCACGCGCTGCCAGCGCGCCGTCCCGCTCGGCGCCGGTCAGTCGAGCTTCTGCAACTTCGACACCACGTTCGCGCCCCAGTTCCCGGTGGCCGCGGGCACGTACCACGTGCTCGTGATCGCCGACAGGCCACCCGCGGTCGTCGAAAGCAACGAGACCGACAATATTTTCGTGATGCCGACGACCGTGACCGTGAACTGACGGCGGCTATCACGACTGCCCGATGGGGACAGTGGCCGGCCTGCCCTTGCCGAGCAGTCAACGGCGTAGTAGCTAATTGGCAAGTGAGTCACACAATAACAGTTCGTCTTACACCAGAACTCGCCGCTTGGCTGGAGGACGCGGCGGCCAAGACCGGCGTCTCGCAAGGCAGGATCGTCCGCGATCAATTGGAGAAGGCGAAGGCGGGCGATCGAGGTCGACCTTTCATGCATCTCGCCGGCATCGTTCGCGGGGCGCGCGACCTCTCGACTCGGAAAGGCTTCTCCCGTTCGTGAAGGGGATCGCCGACACGGGAATGCTCGTCGCGTTCGCCAATCGCATGGATCGCCACCATTCCTGGGCAGTCGGCGTGGCGGAACGCGTGACGGAGCCACTCCTCACCTGCGAAGCGGTGCTCGCCGAGACGGCGTTTCATCTTCGCAGCGTCGCGATCGTGCTCGCCATGCTGCGGGACGGACTCGTCTCTCTCGCCTTCGACGTGAACGACCACCTGGTCCAGCTGAACGCGCTCGCCGAGCGCTATGCCGACCGTGAGCCCGATCTCGCGGACCTCTGTCTCATCCGGATGAGCGAGCTCCATCCCCGTCATAGCGTGATCACCGTCGATCGTGGCGACTTCCGGGTTTATCGCCGCAACAAGCGTGAGGCCATCCCGCTGATCTGCCCTCCGGACGCCTGAGAGCGCCGCGCCCGCATCGTCGAGCGACCAGGTCGACATTGATGCCGCAGCGGCTCCGCGTGACGCCGGAACCGCTCGGCCGCCGCTAGCGTTTGAAGCGCAGGAGGAGATCGAAGAGCCGCGTGTGCAGCTTCGTGTACGGCGGGTAGAACATCTGGATCCCGGAGAGCTTCGGGTTCGTGTGCACCGGCCGCATCTTGCTGAACTCCTGGAAGCCTTCCCAGCCGTGGTAATGGCCCATGCCGCTCGCGCCGCTGCCGCCGAACGGGAGGTCGTGCTGGGCGATGTGGAACATGCAGTTGTTGATGGTGACGCCGCCCGAGATCGTCCCGTAGAGTACCTTGTCCTCGACCGCCTTGTCGTCGGTGAAGAGGTAGAGCCCGAGCGGGCGGTCCTTGGCGTTCACGTACGCGAGCACCTCGTCGATCGTCTTGTAGGTCCTGATCGGGAGGAGCGGACCGAAGATCTCCTCCTTCATGATGATCATGTCGTCGGTCGGATTCAGTACGAGGTGCGGCGGGATCTTCCGCAACTGATCGTTGAACGTGGCGCCCGGCACGAGCGGTACGA harbors:
- a CDS encoding IPT/TIG domain-containing protein yields the protein MGRSWSSNGRRFARACSLLVLSALLGGAAAPCGLVRTAEAAPALSAIHPTLVDPQGGTRLLVRGSGLTGVTELTVGGAPAGDLVVLDDGTLSARSGPVAPGQGLDVVFTRGAEQATLRAAVEAWSPAQLPGARVFDAASGVQGSTPSSSYEWQRLTTEIAPDWRARDGNTLAYLPATGRFWMIGGWNPYPVPDGFDGVDPASGLAPRPTTNEVWSTADGVRWREELPDGHPLFDRRHAHATLVWRDKLWIVGGDFWLERYNHDVVSSTDGVNWTVEVAETPWADRALLVAGVYDDKLWVVGGQTLDGPREDFVYHNDVWRSDDGVHWVQVAADAPPSATRWSGRGIFNDLVEFAGRMWLIGGGRYRDDAVGSSYLPEVWSSSDGVAWQQHAAPPWRGRIWHDVRVFDGKLWVLSGGDEFGNLNETWFSEDGETWTAFAPERNIHPQSHAQGVAIGGDFLLYAGGNYSFGVGPTIRDADRSAWRMRAFRGVAVDSWTDRGAGAVVVSATGDARPVLDPDALGPGIPGIQFDGWASVLELATPELQPGGRSVFWVGRAPWMPTPPDWQTPPVLNPLWTVVGDGDAQYCAAGLTDGRLHYTSSAAPVGWDFATFGSGLQQHQGEVRFAGFTHSTDGRVQGWVDGVAVGSPVDVGYTPFHGWSRIGAGGYAGVANTGYAGTLGAVIILPVAVDVTTVDRMHRWAQGRFATPPCPSAARRDLALSGPRGAAGERRIKLRGTVAVTAQPAAPLDPSQDGLRIEIHDGDGNAVLDAILPPGLYDRATRAGWKANRARTSFTFVDPFGVAGVTSARVKTGQPTYGRREVDLRMSGRSAVAVGASALPLAARLALGPVGDGGFCADLRFPGPAPESPACAAARGGGAITCH
- a CDS encoding S8 family serine peptidase, with the protein product MSVLILRAAAVALSIAGLVAPAAAAPADVGGIQRPSTGSNDLVTVIVKLDEEPVATYRGTIRGLAATSPRVTGAVRLDPRSAAVGAYRAHLARKHDAFARAARSAVPGARVLYGYDMVIGGVAVQIPESALASVQALPGVVAVYRETFGDPDTDLTPAFIGAKAVWGKLGGQGSAGEGVIVGVLDTGIWPEHPSLADPDPKGKPYVAPPGTRACEFSGGANPGPPFACNGKLIGAYRFMAGHDACTTCAHPADDFTSARDADGHGTHTATTAAGNGMVPATLYDIPRGKVSGVAPRAHVIAYKVCGAAPGGCRGSDSVAAIQQAILDGVDVVNFSISGGDEPYIDAVELAFLDAYASGIFVAASAGNNGPAANTVAHRGGWVTSVAASTKKKSYRSKLTVKSEDGAKLKLLGASITPGIKEPAPFLLAASAGDANCDSATADGAFTGMIVGCKRGGSSGRTRKSFNVAQRGAAGMVLYNDLADPSLLGLATDNMAIPSIMVDGAEGAVLVAFAAAHADLTASFTQGKPAGSRGDTIATFSSRGGPDLSLGILKPDLAAPGVQILAGNTPAGYLPEHVDGELFQAIGGTSMASPHVAGAAALLRAFHPSWSPGRIKSALMTTAWTKTVVREDGVTPFTPFDAGAGRIALKGALAPGATFDVPAQDYRDHAAELWKVNHPSLFLPASTPGSLTVERTLQSELEKDSVWKLTVVPAAGLTISVPAEITLPAGGTATFPITVDKSGLAPGTVAHATLQLKGKGSLHLPITAVGTVALPNLRITDASVSSPLTAGQSVTVARTLLNAGTADAAPNYQEFWLSADTQFDGGDVYFTRCQRAVPLGAGQSSFCNFDTTFAPQFPVAAGTYHVLVIADRPPAVVESNETDNIFVMPTTVTVN
- a CDS encoding pilus assembly protein, with protein sequence MKGIADTGMLVAFANRMDRHHSWAVGVAERVTEPLLTCEAVLAETAFHLRSVAIVLAMLRDGLVSLAFDVNDHLVQLNALAERYADREPDLADLCLIRMSELHPRHSVITVDRGDFRVYRRNKREAIPLICPPDA